The following DNA comes from Bacillus sp. 2205SS5-2.
ATTCTTCATGTACCTTTTCTTGGAGAAGGTCTAAATCTACAGAATCTAGAAAAAGAGAATGTTGTTAACGAACTCGTAATGGAATTGGAACGGTGCGGTGCTTCCCCAGACATTATCGCTAAATACAAGCACACTTCTTCCAATCCCTTTTAGCTTTATGAAATCTTTCTACCTAATCTATCTCTCATTCACCTTCTTGTTAGGAGTGTCCCTTCATATACAGCTTCGTTGGGGTCTCTCCTTCCTTTGCCTCTGTTTTGCTTTTTCCTTTCTTAAGAAATTCTCCTATCAAAATTATCTTTTCATGTTAATTGTGATTACTTTTAGCTATACCTATAGTGGTTATGTAGATGAAAAGCAAACAACGGTATTTCATGGTGACGAAAAAAAATTTCAAATAACAATCACAGAACCCTTTGTCCAACGGGACGAAAAATTAGTTGGAAAAGTAAAGACATTAAATGAAACCATTCTACTTTCACTAACCTTTCCTAATAGCGTTGATGCTGAACTAGGTTACTCCCTATTCAATCCTGGAATGACCTGCTCCGTAGGGGGGGAACTCGAAAAAGCTGGGAAAGCTACGAATGAAAATGCGTTCGACTATGAACAGTATTTAAAAAACCAAGCTATTCACTGGGTACTGCATACAGATGCACCTATCACATGTGATGAAGGAGAAGGTTCTCTCTGGGTCATGATGCAAAAGTGGAGACAACAGGCAACAGAAAAAATACAAAATCATTTTGGTCGGTCTGGTCCATTGGCGTTAGCCCTTATACTAGGAGACCGTAACGAGCTCTCGAGTGAGAGTGAAAATGCCTATCGTCGTTTAGGAGTGATTCATCTCCTAGCGATTTCCGGGCTGCATGTCGGTTTAATAAGTGGTATGTGTTATTATATGTTACTTCGAATGGGACTAAATCATCGTTTTTGTAAAGTGGCATTACTGATTTTATTACCGGCCTTTGTATTGCTGACCGGTGCATCTCCACCCGTTGTTCGAGCGTGTCTAATGGTTATGATTTTGAGTATCGCTTCATTAAGTAAGGGGAAGATTCGTGCAGTCGATGCTCTATGCGTCAGTTTCCTTGGAAATATGTTCTTCGCACCACGAATTATTCTCGATCCTGGTTTTCAATTATCGTACTGTGTTTGTTTTACCTTAATTCTTTCTTCAGCGACGCTTTTGCAGAGGACAAATTATGTAGTCGTACTGTTTAAAGTGAGTTTAATTTCCACAGTTGCTTCGTATCCGATATTGTTATTTCATTTTTATGAAATCTCCCTCGTTGGGCTCTTCACAAATTTGCTTTATGTTCCTCTTTTTTCTTTCTTGTTGTTGCCCTTATGTTACGCCACATTTCTCCTCCTTTTAATTTTCTTTCCTTTATTTGAGTTATTTCATTCTTTGTTAGAAGTACTGGTCTTGTATATAGAGAAACTGACCTTTTATCTTAGTTCGTTTCCCTATAGCACCATAATCCTTGGAAAACCTAGCATGATTTTAATCATATTGGATATATGTTTCATTTCAATTATTTTCCTTACTTGGGAAAAGGGAAAAATGAAAACAGCGCTTCTTCTTGGCAGTAGTTTAGTACTCTTCCATCTTCTCGCACCATATATCTCTCCAAAAGGAGAAGTAGTTTTTTTAGATGTAGGGCAGGGAGATTGTATTTATATTAGGTTGCCTTATAACAGAGGTCATTATTTAATTGATACGGGCGGTGCAGTATCTTTCACTGGCAAAAAAACCTTTGACATTGGAGAATCTGTAGTGATTCCCTTCCTCAAAAGTAAAGGGGTGAGAAAACTCGATAAGCTCATTCTAACTCATAGTGATTACGATCACATAGGTGGCAGTGTTGCGGTGTTGAAACAGTTGGAAGTAAGTGAGGTACTTATCAGCCCTTCAGCAGTAAAGAAGGATGAGATGAAGGAAATTCTAAAAGTTACAAAACGAAAAAATATTCCGGTCAACGAAGTGAAAGCAGGAGAGAACTGGTCGAATCGATCA
Coding sequences within:
- a CDS encoding DNA internalization-related competence protein ComEC/Rec2; its protein translation is MKSFYLIYLSFTFLLGVSLHIQLRWGLSFLCLCFAFSFLKKFSYQNYLFMLIVITFSYTYSGYVDEKQTTVFHGDEKKFQITITEPFVQRDEKLVGKVKTLNETILLSLTFPNSVDAELGYSLFNPGMTCSVGGELEKAGKATNENAFDYEQYLKNQAIHWVLHTDAPITCDEGEGSLWVMMQKWRQQATEKIQNHFGRSGPLALALILGDRNELSSESENAYRRLGVIHLLAISGLHVGLISGMCYYMLLRMGLNHRFCKVALLILLPAFVLLTGASPPVVRACLMVMILSIASLSKGKIRAVDALCVSFLGNMFFAPRIILDPGFQLSYCVCFTLILSSATLLQRTNYVVVLFKVSLISTVASYPILLFHFYEISLVGLFTNLLYVPLFSFLLLPLCYATFLLLLIFFPLFELFHSLLEVLVLYIEKLTFYLSSFPYSTIILGKPSMILIILDICFISIIFLTWEKGKMKTALLLGSSLVLFHLLAPYISPKGEVVFLDVGQGDCIYIRLPYNRGHYLIDTGGAVSFTGKKTFDIGESVVIPFLKSKGVRKLDKLILTHSDYDHIGGSVAVLKQLEVSEVLISPSAVKKDEMKEILKVTKRKNIPVNEVKAGENWSNRSGRFNILSPFDDVYDGNNDSLVVYGEFGGKSWLFTGDLEEDGERQFLQKWMVNIDVLKVGHHGSNSSSTAKFLEELSPEFAIISAGRNNRFGHPHKDVLKRLQSQNTTVYTTAKSGAISYVFFLDQGTFYTVLP